TAATGACCAGATAGTTCATGGAATTCCCGGAAGCTACAGGTTGCGTGAGGGAGATATTATCAGCATCGACTTTGGAGTTATTTACCAGGGTTACTATAGCGACATGGCCATAACTCTACCTGTGGGAAATATATCTAAAGATGCCCAAAGGTTGATAACGGTTACTAAGAGTGCTTTAGTTTCTGGAATTAGTCAAATGGTGCCGGGCAACAGACTCTACGATATATCTTCAGCAATTCAAGAATGTGCTGAAAGTAATGGCTTCTCTATAGTCAGGGACTTAGTAGGCCACGGAATTGGACAGAAAATGCATGAGGAACCACAAATTCCCAATTTTGGGAAGAGGTCTACTGGTCCCTACTTGAAGGCAGGCATGGTCTTTGCCCTTGAGCCTATGGTTAATGCAGGGAGATATGAGATAGAAACTCTTGATGATAACTGGACAGTTGTTACTACTGATGGGAGTTTGTCTTGCCATTTTGAACATACTATAGCCATTATAGATAACGGCCCGGAGATACTTACGAAACTGCATTAGTCACATTTAGGAGGGTCTATGCCTAAGGAAGAAAAGATTGAAGTAGAAGGAATAGTCATCGAAGCTTTACCTAATGCTATGTTCAGAGTTGAGCTGGATAAGGGCCACCGGATTTTAGCTCACATTTCCGGAAAAATGAGAATGCATTTCATTAAGATACTGGCTGGAGATAAGGTTAAGGTAGAACTTTCTCCGTATGACCTGACTAGAGGAAGGATAGTTTATCGTTATAAATAGAGGTTGTCAATGAAAGTAAGGGCTTCCGTTAAACCGATATGTAAGAAATGTAAAATAATTAAGAGAAAAGGAGTAATAAGAATAATCTGCACCAACCCAAGACATAAACAGAAGCAAGGATGAGTCCCGCCCCTCAGGGAGGGGCTGGATGAGGGAGAAAGGAGTAATGTATGGCTCGTATAGCAGGAGTGGAATTGCCTTCGCAGAAGAGAGTTGAAATTGGTTTAACTTATATTTATGGAATTGGGAGAAATTCCTCCAATGAGATTCTCCGCGAGGCAGGAATCAACCCTAGTACCAGGGTAAAAGACCTGACGGAAAGTGAAATTAACGCCATACAGACAATAATCCAGAGGAATTTCCGAGTGGAAGGGGAGCTTAAGCGAACTGTTCAGGGAAACATTAAGAGATTGATTGATATCGGGTCCTATCGAGGCATACGCCACCGTCGGGGATTACCCGTACGGGGTCAAAGAACAAAGACTAATGCTCGCACCAAGCGAGGCAGAAAGAAGACGGTGGGTACTGTCAAAAAAGAGGAGGTAAAGGAGGAAAAAGAATAAAATATGACTGATAAGAAAGCTACTCCAGCGAAAAAGGCTATGGCTGAGAAGAAAACTGCTTCCACAAAAAAGGCTACGGATGAGAAGAAAACGGCTCCTACGGAAAAGGTTGTGGCTGAAAAGAAAGCTACTCCAACGAAGGAGAAGTTGGCCAAGCATATCCTTGAAGGCAGAGTATATATTCAGGCTACCTTTAATAATACCATAATTACCATAACTGACAGGAGTGGAAATGCTATTGCCTGGGGTTCGGCTGGAACCGCGGGCTTTAAAGGAGCCCGTAAGGGGACTCCCTTCGCTGCCCAATTAGCAGCCACAGCTACTGCCAGAAAAGCAATTGCGCAGGGTATGAAGCAGGTTGCTGTCCTCGTGAAGGGACCCGGCTCGGGCAGGGAAACAGCTATTCGCTCCTTACAATCAGCGGGATTGGAAATTACCAGCATTAAAGACATAACGCCAATTCCCCATAATGGTTGCCGTCCACCAAAACAGAGAAGAGTGTAAAGGATAAAATTTAAAAATAGTTTGTTCACCCAGCCCCTCTCTGAGGGGCGGGGTTCATCGCTTAGGAATTTCTTGACGTAGAAAGGTTTGGAATCCTCCCGAAAGGGAGGGAAAAATCCCTTGCTTTCGTAAGGACTCCAGATTTTTTGGAGAAAAAAGTACCTATCACTTTTTTATTTTTAGGAGGTAATAGTGGCCAGATATCGTGGTTCAGTATGTAAATTATGTCGTCGGGAAAAGATAAAGTTGTTCTTGAAAGGAGAGAGGTGTTTTTCCCCTAAGTGTCCAGTTGAGAGACAGGCTGCTGTTTCTAAGGGCCGGAAACAGGTTCGTATACGTACGCGTACGAGATTATCCAAGTACGGAATGCAACTAAAAGAGAAACAGAAGGCCCGGCTAATGACGGGAGTTCTGGAAAAACAGTTTCGTAAATATTTTAAAAAAGCGGAACGCGAAAAAGGATTGCCTGGTGAAAATCTTCTGAGGCTATTGGAATGTAGGCTGGACAATATCGTTTTTCGTCTGGGATTTGCTTCCTCCAGAAATCAGGCCCGTCAGTTAGTCAGGCACCGACATACAAGAGTGAATGGGCGATGTGTCGATATTCCGTCTTATCAGGTGAGGGTTGGTGACAGAATCTCTTTAGATGAAAAGAGTAAACAGCTGGAAATTGTTAAGGTTGCGCAGGAAAAGGCTAAGGAGCGGGGTCTTCCCGCTTGGATAGAATTCGACCAGTCAACCAGTACAGGGAGAATATTAGAACTTCCTAAGAAGGAAGAGATTTCTATTCCAGTTCAAGAACAGCTAATTGTGGAATTATATTCCAAGTAAATTATGATTAAGATATTGTTGAAAAAATCAAATTAGGTAGTCGCAAACTTTAGTTTGCGTTTATGTACGCAGACTGAAGTCTGCTACTCCACGCAGGCTGAAGCCTGCGACTACCATTTACAACAATATCTTTATGAAGAAAACCTAATTGCAAATTTTGGTTCTTTGAATGTTAATTTATGATTCATAATTCATAGTTTTTAGGGGGTAGGTAATATGAGGCTTAAAGATTTCCAGATGCCAAGAAAACTTATATGTGATGAAGAGAGTAGCAGCGATACTTATAGTAAGTTTATGGCCGAACCATTCGAGAAAGGGTACGGTCATACGATTGGAAATTCGATACGCAGGATTCTGCTTTCTTCGTTGGAAGGCGCAGCAGTTACTGGCGTGAAAATTAAAGGAGTGATGCATGAGTTTTCCACAATACCTGGGTTGGTTGAAGATGTTACCCAGATAATCTTAAACTTGAAGTCTCTCAGATTCAAACTCTACAGTGAAGGGCCAGAAAGGACATATTTAAAGGCAACAAAAAAAGGAGAAGTAACAGCAAAAGACATTGAGTTAAATAGTAATATCGAAATCTTAAACCCCTCTACCCATATAGCCACTCTGGACAAAGATACCAACATGGAGATGGAAATAGAAATTTCTAAGGGTCGCGGATACTTACCTGCTGAACAGAATCCCCGCGCCAATCAAGAACTAGGCGTGATATCTGTTGACGCAATTTTTACTCCAGTGTTAAGAGTAAACTATAATGTGGAAAATGCTCGCGTGGGCCGATCAATCGATTACGATAGATTGATTCTGGAGATATGGACTGACGGCAGCGTAAAACCGGTCGATGCTTTAGCTTACGCAGCTAAAATTTTGAAAGATTCGCTGAATATATTTATCGGTTTTGAGGAGCAATCCGAAGAAGAGGAGAAACCGCCGGAGAAAGAGAAGACCGAGGAAGTCTTGGAGAGCGTTTTAGCTCTTCCGGTGAATATCATAGAGCTAACTGTCCGTTCTATAAATTGCTTAAATCGCGCCAAAATCAAGATTATCGAAGATCTGGTAAAACAGACTGAGGATAAATTACTGGGTTTCCGAAACTTCGGGAAGAAGTCCTTAAATGAAATAAAGAAAAAGATTACCGAATTGGGCAAACAGAAAGGGGTGGAGCTATCCCTGGGAATGGCTATCCCTGAAAAGGATAAAAAGAAAGAGAAAAAGTAAAGGAATCCATATATGCCTGAAGGAAGAGCTGGAAGAAAATTGGGTCGCACTACAAGCGGGCGTAAAGCACTGTTGATTAGTCTTGCCACAGCACTATTCAGGCATGAACAGATTATAACCACAGAAGCAAAAGCCAAAGAACTGAGAAGGTTCGCTGAGAAGGTGATTACCAGGGCAAAAAAAGGTGGGTTGAGTAGTTTTCGAGAAGTAAACAAGGAGATTAAAGATAAAGAGGTAATCAATAAAATATTTGAGACTTTGGTACCGAGATTTAAAGAGAGAGAAGGGGGCTATACGAAAATTATTAAATTGGGCTATCGACAAGGGGATAGAGCGAGAGTAGATTTGGTTAAGCTTTGCGGTCCTCTGGAGAAGGCGGAATAAAGGAGGAAAAGATGTTTAATTTCCTTTTAGGATTATTTTCCAATGATATGGGGATAGACCTGGGAACATCTACTACCCTTGTATATGTGAAAGGGCAAGGTATTGTCCTCTGGGAACCTTCAGTAGTAGCAATCAATAAAGATACAGGAGATATTTTAGCGGTGGGCACCGAAGCCAAGAAGATGATAGGGAAAACGCCTGCCAATATAACTGCTTTTCGTCCGATGAGGGATGGAGTTATTGCCGACTTTGAAGTAACAGAGAAAATGATTCGACATTTCATAAAGAAGGTGCATAACCAACGGAGCTTACTCCATCCACGGATAGTGATTGGAGTTCCCTCCTGTATTACTGAAGTGGAAAGGCGTGCGGTTAGGGATGCTTCTGAACAGGCGGGAGCACGAGAAATACACTTGATCGATGAACCAATGGCTGCAGCTATCGGTGCTGAAATTCCCGTTCAAGACCCAGCGGGGAATATGGTAGTGGATATTGGAGGGGGCACGACAGAAGTGGCGGTTATTTCTTTAGGAGGCATGGTGCTTTCCAGGTCAGTTCGAGTAGCTGGTGATGAAGTGGATGAAGCGATTATAAGCTATTTTAAAAAGGAAAGAAATTTATTAATCGGAGAAAGAACAGCCGAAGAAACAAAGATCAGGATTGGTTCTGCTTTGCCGGAGAAAGAAGAGAAGACAATTGAAGTTAAAGGGCGCGATCTTGCTACAGGCTTGCCCAAAACTGTCAAGGTTTCTTCTAGAGAGATGCACGAGGCAATAAAAGGCCCAATCAAGATCATTCTAAACCTGATCAAGGATACATTAGAAGATACTCCTGCCGAGTTGTCTGCTGACCTTGTTGACCGGGGGATTATTCTGGTAGGAGGGGGAGCTTTGCTCTCCGGGCTCCCTGAACTATTAAGCAAAGAGACTGGACTTCCGGTCAATCTCGCCCCTGACCCACTAACCTGCGTAGTCCTGGGAGCTGGCACCTATCTGGAAGAACTGGAAAAAATAAAACAGAGGAAATAAAAAATATAGTATTTGTCTTACTTGGTGATTTAGGTGCTACTCAAAGAGAAACATAAATTGCTCAGGCTATTAATAATTTATCTATCCATTTCCCTTTTACTTCTCATTTTTCGCACGGGTCGGACAGTTAAAGTAGGCAGAGCTCTTTTCTTATATTTATTGGCTCCCAATCCCAGGATAGTAAGTAAGCTATTGAGTGAAACTGGTCGAATTGGGAGGAGCATATCTCAGCTCGTTTCTGCTCGTGAAGAAAATAAAATCCTCCAGGAGAGAATAACTTCTCTTCTCCAGGAAAAGGAAAAGCTTCAGGAAACCATTTCTGAGAGCAAGAGGTTAAAGAGAATCCTCAATTACCAGGAGGAAACTCCTTATGAACTGGTTTCAGCCAGAGTGGTAGGATGGACTCCTTCCCTGTTCTCTTCTGCTTTACTCATTGATAAAGGAATAAATCAGGGATTTGAAAAAGATACACCTATAGTTGCCTGGCAGGAAGGAGAAAATCCACAAGATCCTGGAGTAGCAGACTTTAGTCTGCGTTTGAATGGAATGGCGGTAGTGGGCAGGATTAGTGAGTCCGGACCTAATATGAGTAAGGTTCTGTTGATAACCGATGCCAATAGTGAATTGGCGGCCATGGTTCAGAGAAGCAGGGAGAAAGGAGTGATTGCCGGGACAGGAAAGAGGTTTCTTTTGCTCAAATATCTATCTCCCACTGCGGATTTGGAAATTGGCGACCTAATCATAACTTCCGGTATGGGAAGAACATTTCCTGCAGGAGTGGTTATTGGTTCGGTGGCGGAAGTTCTAAGGGGGGTGGGAGGATTGGAGAAGAGGGCGCGGGTAGTTCCCCGGATAAATATAAATCAGTTAGAGGACGTCCAGATAATTAAAAAATGAAAAGATATATCTTCTTTTTGGTATCCCTCCTTCTATTTGTAACAATTCAGATTGTCCTTCTCCGTCACTTAGCCATAAGAAATGTAACTCCCGACCTGATACTAATAGGAGTGGTCTACTTTTCGCTGAAGCATGGTCCTACATTGGGGATTCCCATCGGGTTTTTTTTAGGGTTGCTTCAGGACCTCTTTGCTTTTGGGCTCTTTGGGGCTAACTGTTTAATTAAGACCCTGATTGGCTTTTCTGTGGGAACATTCCAAAAAAGACTGGTTAGAGGAAATCCCATGAGCCAGATATTTGTGGTATTTTTTGCCTGTCTTTTTCAGTATTGGAGTATGTATTGGATAAAAATTTTCTTTGGTCAATCCCCACCTCAGGTGCCGTTCTTTGCAGTTATTTTTTATCCCGTTTATAATAGTCTCCTGGCTCCTTTATTATTCTGGATAATAGAACAATGGGAAAAGTTGTGGGGGGGAGGAGTTTATGCACCAGAGCGAGATCGATCGGCAATTTGAGGCGAAACTCCAGAGATCTCTGGTCTGGTTTAGATATTTTACAATCGCCGTTATTGCCATTCTTTTCATAAGGCTATTCAGCCTGCAAATAATCAAAAAAGGGGAACTTTACAAACTTTCCGAAGCCAACCGTATCCAGCTTTTTTTCGACCCTGCTCCCCGGGGAATTATCTACGACCGGAATGGCAAAGTTATGGTGGAGAATATAGGGTCCTTTTCGGTTCTCTTCTCACCCACCAGTTTGACCCGCGAGGAAACGGAAGAGATACTTAAAAAATTAGGCGAGATTCTAAATTTGGACTACCATTCGATATTAGCAAAAGTGCACTCTTCGATTCGCCAGCCACTAAATATCCTTCTGGCTGAGAACGTTCCCCGCCCCAAGGTCTTCTGCCTGGCAGAGGAGAAAGTTAACCTTCCTGGTGTAAATATTGAAGTCCAACCTAAACGCCATTATCTACACAGAAATTTCGCCAGCCATCTTTTGGGTCATCTAGGAGAAATCGGACCAAAGGAGCTACGAGCTCTATCTAGGGCTGGATACAGGTTGGGGGATATTATCGGAAAATCTGGCGTAGAGAAGATTTATGATAGTTCTTTACGCGGGAGAAGTGGTGGTCGACAGGTAGAGATGGATGCCAGGGGTCGCCAGATTAGAATAATTAGTAGCGTCTTGCCTGAGGAAGGCGATAGTCTAATTCTGACCCTTGATGAGAGAATCCAGAAGCTCTGTGAGGATTCCCTGAAGGGTAAAGCAGGTGCAATCTGTGTAATTAACCCTGCCAATGGAGAGGTCTTAGCCCTGGCAAGTAAACCCGATTTCGACCCCAATCTGTTTACCGAACGTCTCACTCCATCTCGCACCCAGGAGTTATTTACCGACCCAGGACTTCCTATGTTCAATAGGGCAATTCAAAGTCAGTATGCTCCTGGCTCTCTATTTAAAATTATTACCGCCATAGCTGCTCTGGAAGAGGGAGTCATCAGTGTAGATGAGACTATGAGCTGCCGGGGGAGCTTGCAAATCGGAAATAGAGAGTTTAAGTGTTGGAGAGAAAAAGGGCATGGTCGTTTGCACATTGTTCAGGCGATTGCTAAATCTTGTGATGTATTTTTCTATCAGCTCGGTTTAAAAGTGGGTGGGGACAAGATAGCAAAATACGCTCGCATGCTGGGATTGGCGGAAAAAATTGGCATTTCCCTGCCCTCAGAGGCAAGGGGTCTCGTCCCGGATTCCACCTGGAAAAAGATAAATTTTGGTGAACGGTGGTATCCTGGTGATACAGCTAATATGAGCATTGGTCAGGGTTATCTGGAAGTTAGTCCTCTACAGATGGCAAGTTTAATTAGTCTGGTAGCTAATGGAGGTATAATTTATAAACCTTTTATTGTTAAGAAAATAATTGATGGGCAGGGGAATGTAATTAAGACTTTCCCGCCCGAAGTGATGGGAGAGGTGAAAATTTCTTCGGGGACACTCTCCATCGTAAGAAGGGGACTCAGAGAAGCTGTTCTCTCCGGCACTTCTCAGGTAGTAAAGTTTAAAAGATTGAGTGTGGCGGGCAAGACGGGAACTGCGGAGAATCCCCATGGGGAAGACCACGCCTGGTTTATCTGCTATGCGCCAGAAGAGGCTCCCATAATTGCTTTAGCCGTCCTGGTGGAACACGGGGGGCATGGAGCTAGTGCGGCTGCACCTTTAGCCAGACAGATATTGAATGGAATATTTACTCTTAAGGGAGAGAAAGAACCAGAAATTTTCGTCTATAAAGACTAAAAAATGGGGTCAACTCTATTTTTTCTAAAAGGAGTAGCTCCGATTCATCGGAGCGTTTGGAGTAGCAGACTTTAAGTCTGCGTTTATCGGAGCGTTTAGAATATGCGCCTTAAAGACATTTCTGTAAGATTCGATTACTATCTATTTTTTGCCATGGTTCTCCTTGTTGCCATTGGCTGTTTAATGATTTATAGTGCAATGTATGGAAGCCCGGCGAAAACTCCTTTCTATGCAAGACAAGGTTTTTATGCTCTCCTGGGGATGGCAGTAATAATAGTTGTAATGGGTATAAATTACCAGTTATTCAGTCAGTATGGGAAATGGATATACCTATTTTCACTTCTTCTATTAGTTCTCACTCTATTATTCGGTAAGAGTGCACATGGCGCCCGCAGCTGGCTTCCTATTGGGAATCTCACGTTTCAGACTGCTGAGTTCGCCAAGCTCGGTCTGATTATTATGCTCGCTCAACACCTAACCAATTATCCCGAGGCGGTGAAGAGAATTTCCGGACTGATAGTTCCTTTCTTGTTAGTTCTTGTCCCTGTGGCACTTATTGTATTGCAACCCGACCCGGGCTCGGCTCTGGTCTTTCTGGTAATATTTTTGGCAATGTTATATCTTGGAGGAGCGAAGGTAATCTATCTCGTATCCTTTATCTCTATGGGAATTTTAGCTTCAGGAATTCCTTTACTTTTGGCTCTCGACTCTCAAAATAAGACTTTTTTTCCCAGAATTTTCAGTAACCTTGGATCCACTCTTGGCTTTATAATAGTCGTTATTGCAGTTATTGGGCTCGTCTGTTATGTCTTATCCAGGCTTAAATTTCGTGTAGGGGTTAACCATTTTCTGTTCACTTCCTTAGTTGTCTCCGGTGGAATTATGCTTTCTTATCCTTTAGACCTCTTTCTAAAAGAGTATCAGAAGATGAGATTGGTCTGCTTCATTAAACCGTCCATCGACCCATTAGGTGCCGGATACCATATAATTCAATCCCAAATCTCCATTGGTTCAGGTGGCTTCCTGGGGAAGGGGCTGTTAACAGGAACTCAAGGGAAACTGGGTTTTCTTCCAGTGCAACATACAGATTTCATCTTCTCCCTCTTTTCGGAGGAAATGGGATTTCTTGGCGCTGGCTTGTTGATTTTACTCTTCTCCATTTTGCTCTTGCGGGCAATAAGAATTGCTTCCCTGGCAAGGAACCGTTTTGGAAGCCTGTTAGCAGGGGGCATTGTGGCTATGTTCCTTTTCCAGATTATTGTTAATTTGGGAATGACTATGGGAATTATGCCGATTACCGGGCTTCCTTTACCTTTTGTCAGCTATGGAGGCTCTGCCCTGATTACTTATATGGCTGGGGCAGGGATTCTTTTGAATATCTACAGTCGCCGCCTTACGTATTGGTAAACTATTTCGTAGCAACTCCCCTCTCCCTTCTGGGGAGAGGGTTAGGCCTGCCCGTGCGCCTGCCCATTCTGGGCCACGGCCAGGGATGAGGGGGAGTTAGAATTTGGAAAAGACCGTGCTGGACGACATTTTACCGTTTGTTTCTAAACCGGGCAGGTATATGGGTAATGAGTGGAATGTAGTCCATAAAGATTGGGAAAGCGCCCAGGTAAAAGTTGTTTTATGTTACCCTGATATCTATGAACTGGGCATGTCTAACCTGGGACTACAAATTCTCTATTCTATTATTAACCAGAGGCAAGACTCACTTGCTGAAAGGGTCTATGCCCCGGGATTAGATGTGGAAGAGATATTGAAGGATAGAGAAATTCCTCTTTTTTCCCTGGAGTCAAAGAAACCTCTTAAGGATTTCGATATTATTGGTTTTACTCTACAGCACGAATTATCCTATACCAATGTTTTGAACATCTTAAATTTAGCAAACATTCCCCTTCGTTCCCGGAACCGAAATGGGAAATTTCCCTTAATAATAGCGGGTGGTCCTTCTGTTTCTAATCCCGAACCTTTAGCCGATTTTATTGATGCTTTTGTCCTGGGAGACGGGGAGGAAGTAATAGAAGAAATTATAGAAACTTATAAGAAGTGGAGTAGCAGACTTCAGTCTGCGTTTAGAAATAAGGGAAATGGGTTCCTTAAAGCACTGGCAAAGATTCCCGGAGTCTATGTACCATCGTTATATGAAGTAAATTATAAAGAAGATGGCACTATCCAACGGATGGAGAGGAAAGAAGATGGAATCCCCGAAAGGATAGATAAGAGAGTAGTAGACCTGGAGACCTCTCACTATCCTCTGGCGCCACTGGTACCATTAATCGATATATCACAGAATCGGTTGAACTTAGAGATACAGCGAGGTTGTCCCCATAGTTGCCGCTTCTGTCAAAGCCAAGCAGTATATGGACCTTGCCGGGTAAGGCCCAAAAAGAGATTGCTGGAAATTGCTAAAGTCTCTTTAAAATCGACTGGTTATGATGAGATGTCTCTAACCTCCCTTTCCTCTACCGATTATCCTGGAATTGAGGAACTTATTGGTGAATTCTTAGCTTGCTTTGGAAAGAATCACACTTCCATCTCTTTACCTTCTCTAAGACCGGATAAGTTTTCCCTCGCTCTGGCAATCCAGATTCAAAAGATTAGGAAGACAGGATTAACTTTTGCCCCGGAAACAGGAAGTGAAAGATTGCGCAAATTAATTGGTAAGAAAATTAGTGATGAAGAGTTCACTTCTACCATTTCCCAGGCCTATAATGCTGGCTGGAGGCTGGTGAAATTATACTTTATGATTGGTCTGCCTACTGAAGAAGAAGAGGATATTGAAGCGATAATAGAACTGGTAAAAGAACTAAAGAAGAGACACAAAAACTTAAACTTTAACATAACCATTGCTCCCTTTGTTCCCAAACCACATACTTCTTTCCAATTGCTCCCTATGGAAAAGCTTACAGAATTGAGAAGGAAAAAGGATTATCTTTCTCGCCGACTTCCCGCCCAGGTTAAGGGTCATATTGTGGAATCTTCTTTTTTAGAAGCTGTGTTCAGCAGGGGAGATAGGAGACTGGGAATGGTTCTGGAAAAGGCCTGGGAAATGGGTTGTAAATTTGACCAGTGGAAAGAACATTTTCGTTTCCCTGTCTGGCAGGAAGCTTTCTCCAAGTGTTCTATTGACCCCGACTTCTATGTCTATCGAAAGAGAGACTCTGAGGAAATATTACCCTGGAGTCATCTCGAATTCTGGGGACATCCGAATTCTAGGGACACAATACTTAATTCCAGGATGGCATAATGAACAGTGTTCAAAGAGTTAGAATAGAATATAGCAAAAAAGGGCCCATTCGTTATATAGGGCATCTGGACTTAATGCATACGTTCTTTCGCGCCCTCAAAAGAGCCAACTTACCAGTAAGTTACACTCAGGGATTTAATCCGCGGATTAAATGTTCTTTTTCACCTGCTCTTCCTTTAGGATTCGCCAGTGAGGCTGAATATATAGAACTATATCTGGATAAGAAAATAGACATTTCCAGTTCGACAGGTAATCTACAGAAAGAATTACCCGAGGGACTGACTGTTCGCGATATGGAAAAACTTCCCTTGTTCGGTAAGTCCAACAATGTAAAGATAAAAACGGTTACATATAGAATTAATCTTCAGCAATTTTTTGGGAAATCCACAGTTCCGGGTCAAGCAAACAAGGAAGATATAGAAGTAAAGATAAGAAATTTTCTGGATAAAGAAGAGATTCTCCTTATAAATAAGAAGGGAAGGAGAATAAATGTCCGCCCTCTAATTTTAAGTATAGAAATGGAGAAAGACTGGAACATTAGACTGTTGCTGAAGGTAAGAGGGGGTTTCAATTTCAATCCCAGAATAATCATCAAGACACTTCTGGGAGTGGAGGAGAAAGATTTAGCTTTTGTCGAGTTTACCAGAGAGAAATTCTTATTTTAAAAAGGGGACAGCGACCTTTTTTCTAAAAAATGAGAGGTTACTCTTTCTTCTCTTTTCACCCCCCAGTGAAAAATGGGGTCTAACGGAGGCTGACCCTTTTTCTTAGAAAAATGGTCGCTGTCCCTATTTACTATTTAAAGGAGAAAATTATATGAAAAAAGAAATAATAGTTGATGTATCTGAAGATGAAGTGAGAATTGCTCTGGTTGAAGATGGGCATCTCGTTGAGTTATTCATTGAGAGAATAGAGGAAAAGAGTTTAGTGGGAAATATCTATCAGGGGAAAGTGGTGAATATTCTAAAGGGACTCAGGTCTTCTTTTCTGGATTTAGGGTTGGAGAAGAATGCTTTTCTCCCCTTAGGGGATATT
This genomic stretch from bacterium harbors:
- the map gene encoding type I methionyl aminopeptidase, with the translated sequence MIILKSPEEIKKMRRSGQIAAQLSQKLTEKVKPGVTTRELDRVASTLIRMHRAHSAFLGFQGFPASICTSVNDQIVHGIPGSYRLREGDIISIDFGVIYQGYYSDMAITLPVGNISKDAQRLITVTKSALVSGISQMVPGNRLYDISSAIQECAESNGFSIVRDLVGHGIGQKMHEEPQIPNFGKRSTGPYLKAGMVFALEPMVNAGRYEIETLDDNWTVVTTDGSLSCHFEHTIAIIDNGPEILTKLH
- the infA gene encoding translation initiation factor IF-1; translated protein: MPKEEKIEVEGIVIEALPNAMFRVELDKGHRILAHISGKMRMHFIKILAGDKVKVELSPYDLTRGRIVYRYK
- the rpmJ gene encoding 50S ribosomal protein L36, coding for MKVRASVKPICKKCKIIKRKGVIRIICTNPRHKQKQG
- the rpsM gene encoding 30S ribosomal protein S13, whose amino-acid sequence is MARIAGVELPSQKRVEIGLTYIYGIGRNSSNEILREAGINPSTRVKDLTESEINAIQTIIQRNFRVEGELKRTVQGNIKRLIDIGSYRGIRHRRGLPVRGQRTKTNARTKRGRKKTVGTVKKEEVKEEKE
- the rpsK gene encoding 30S ribosomal protein S11 codes for the protein MAKHILEGRVYIQATFNNTIITITDRSGNAIAWGSAGTAGFKGARKGTPFAAQLAATATARKAIAQGMKQVAVLVKGPGSGRETAIRSLQSAGLEITSIKDITPIPHNGCRPPKQRRV
- the rpsD gene encoding 30S ribosomal protein S4 gives rise to the protein MARYRGSVCKLCRREKIKLFLKGERCFSPKCPVERQAAVSKGRKQVRIRTRTRLSKYGMQLKEKQKARLMTGVLEKQFRKYFKKAEREKGLPGENLLRLLECRLDNIVFRLGFASSRNQARQLVRHRHTRVNGRCVDIPSYQVRVGDRISLDEKSKQLEIVKVAQEKAKERGLPAWIEFDQSTSTGRILELPKKEEISIPVQEQLIVELYSK
- a CDS encoding DNA-directed RNA polymerase subunit alpha, with the protein product MRLKDFQMPRKLICDEESSSDTYSKFMAEPFEKGYGHTIGNSIRRILLSSLEGAAVTGVKIKGVMHEFSTIPGLVEDVTQIILNLKSLRFKLYSEGPERTYLKATKKGEVTAKDIELNSNIEILNPSTHIATLDKDTNMEMEIEISKGRGYLPAEQNPRANQELGVISVDAIFTPVLRVNYNVENARVGRSIDYDRLILEIWTDGSVKPVDALAYAAKILKDSLNIFIGFEEQSEEEEKPPEKEKTEEVLESVLALPVNIIELTVRSINCLNRAKIKIIEDLVKQTEDKLLGFRNFGKKSLNEIKKKITELGKQKGVELSLGMAIPEKDKKKEKK
- the rplQ gene encoding 50S ribosomal protein L17, producing MPEGRAGRKLGRTTSGRKALLISLATALFRHEQIITTEAKAKELRRFAEKVITRAKKGGLSSFREVNKEIKDKEVINKIFETLVPRFKEREGGYTKIIKLGYRQGDRARVDLVKLCGPLEKAE
- a CDS encoding rod shape-determining protein codes for the protein MFNFLLGLFSNDMGIDLGTSTTLVYVKGQGIVLWEPSVVAINKDTGDILAVGTEAKKMIGKTPANITAFRPMRDGVIADFEVTEKMIRHFIKKVHNQRSLLHPRIVIGVPSCITEVERRAVRDASEQAGAREIHLIDEPMAAAIGAEIPVQDPAGNMVVDIGGGTTEVAVISLGGMVLSRSVRVAGDEVDEAIISYFKKERNLLIGERTAEETKIRIGSALPEKEEKTIEVKGRDLATGLPKTVKVSSREMHEAIKGPIKIILNLIKDTLEDTPAELSADLVDRGIILVGGGALLSGLPELLSKETGLPVNLAPDPLTCVVLGAGTYLEELEKIKQRK
- the mreC gene encoding rod shape-determining protein MreC gives rise to the protein MLRLLIIYLSISLLLLIFRTGRTVKVGRALFLYLLAPNPRIVSKLLSETGRIGRSISQLVSAREENKILQERITSLLQEKEKLQETISESKRLKRILNYQEETPYELVSARVVGWTPSLFSSALLIDKGINQGFEKDTPIVAWQEGENPQDPGVADFSLRLNGMAVVGRISESGPNMSKVLLITDANSELAAMVQRSREKGVIAGTGKRFLLLKYLSPTADLEIGDLIITSGMGRTFPAGVVIGSVAEVLRGVGGLEKRARVVPRININQLEDVQIIKK
- the mreD gene encoding rod shape-determining protein MreD gives rise to the protein MKRYIFFLVSLLLFVTIQIVLLRHLAIRNVTPDLILIGVVYFSLKHGPTLGIPIGFFLGLLQDLFAFGLFGANCLIKTLIGFSVGTFQKRLVRGNPMSQIFVVFFACLFQYWSMYWIKIFFGQSPPQVPFFAVIFYPVYNSLLAPLLFWIIEQWEKLWGGGVYAPERDRSAI